From the genome of Mugil cephalus isolate CIBA_MC_2020 chromosome 2, CIBA_Mcephalus_1.1, whole genome shotgun sequence, one region includes:
- the LOC125001193 gene encoding CMRF35-like molecule 8 isoform X1, whose translation MAKMRTISIFYCLLYVMSTEGTTIETKGVVGGEVSFKCAHKLASSYNKYLCLDPCHDGDKLAEVAPGGRTESGRIRLVDRGDSAFTVTISQLRLSDSRIYWCGVARPGLDTYTKVILWVEEVLGFTSTNSIASETTSVTPDVSSTSSYENVTNLTQLMLGIHTSGPTNISSASNFTEEGKQNISTGTILYVITGSIFMLMVLILSLSFRKCRGIFKAQPQVCCSSTGPSNALESEVDCDYDDIDENLQCVENISDATSVSTSRPKQDPTFAASMAAECEEPPHIYENISFPTINGGSRCSPAASQKHHKTTSRIYIRPLSSERAGDGCLRKHTNKHTTCTNSECCTSNECPCHSRCCRGTSGVRTGSLWFGLDVSGINQT comes from the exons ATGGCAAAAATGAGGACCATTTCTATCTTTTACTGCCTTTTATATG TTATGTCGACAGAAGGAACCACGATCGAAACAAAGGGAGTCGTGGGAGGAGAGGTCTCGTTTAAGTGCGCACACAAACTTGCGTCGAGTTATAATAAATACTTGTGCCTCGATCCATGTCATGATGGGGACAAACTAGCTGAGGTGGCACCTGGTGGAAGAACAGAGTCAGGGAGGATACGTCTGGTGGACCGGGGGGACAGCGCCTTCACTGTGACCATCAGTCAACTGCGGCTGTCAGACTCTCGGATATACTGGTGTGGAGTAGCCAGGCCTGGTTTAGATACATACACTAAAGTAATCCTCTGGGTAGAGGAAG TACTTGGATTCACCTCAACAAACT CTATTGCAAGCGAGACAACATCTGTCACACCTGATGTTTCTTCCACATCTTCATATGAAAATGTGACCAATCTGACACAATTAATGCTAGGCATACACACCAGTGGACCTACAAACATTTCATCAG CATCAAACTTCACAGAGGAAGGGAAACAGAACATCAGCACAG gcaCCATACTGTATGTGATCACCGGAAGCATTTTCATGCTCATGGTTTTGATACTGTCATTGAGCTTCAGGAAATGCAGAGGGATCTTTAAAGCTCAACCACAAGTTTGCTGTAGCAGCACAGGACCCAGCAATGCACTTGAAAGTGAG GTCGACTGTGACTACGACGACATTGATGAGAATTTACAGTGTGTGGAAAATATTTCCGATGCCACCTCTGTCAGTACTAGTCGCCCAAAACAAGATCCAACATTTGCTGCATCCATGGCAGCTGAATGTGAGGAGCCCCCTCACATCTATGAGAACATCTCATTCCCCACAATCAACGGCGGCTCAAGATGTTCACCTGCAGCCtcccaaaaacaccacaaaaccaCCTCTAGGATCTACATCAGGCCTTTATCATCTGAAAGAGCAGGTGATGGTTgtctcagaaaacacacaaataaacacacaacatgcacaaaTTCAGAGTGCTGTACAAGCAATGAATGTCCTTGTCACTCCAGATGCTGCCGTGGAACCAGTGGTGTGAGGACAGGATcactttggtttggtttggatgTATCAGGAATAAATCAGACCTAA
- the LOC125001193 gene encoding CMRF35-like molecule 3 isoform X2, which yields MAKMRTISIFYCLLYVMSTEGTTIETKGVVGGEVSFKCAHKLASSYNKYLCLDPCHDGDKLAEVAPGGRTESGRIRLVDRGDSAFTVTISQLRLSDSRIYWCGVARPGLDTYTKVILWVEEVLGFTSTNSIASETTSVTPDVSSTSSYENVTNLTQLMLGIHTSGPTNISSASNFTEEGKQNISTGTILYVITGSIFMLMVLILSLSFRKCRGIFKAQPQVCCSSTGPSNALESEVDCDYDDIDENLQCVENISDATSVSTSRPKQDPTFAASMAAECEEPPHIYENISFPTINGGSRCSPAASQKHHKTTSRIYIRPLSSERADAAVEPVV from the exons ATGGCAAAAATGAGGACCATTTCTATCTTTTACTGCCTTTTATATG TTATGTCGACAGAAGGAACCACGATCGAAACAAAGGGAGTCGTGGGAGGAGAGGTCTCGTTTAAGTGCGCACACAAACTTGCGTCGAGTTATAATAAATACTTGTGCCTCGATCCATGTCATGATGGGGACAAACTAGCTGAGGTGGCACCTGGTGGAAGAACAGAGTCAGGGAGGATACGTCTGGTGGACCGGGGGGACAGCGCCTTCACTGTGACCATCAGTCAACTGCGGCTGTCAGACTCTCGGATATACTGGTGTGGAGTAGCCAGGCCTGGTTTAGATACATACACTAAAGTAATCCTCTGGGTAGAGGAAG TACTTGGATTCACCTCAACAAACT CTATTGCAAGCGAGACAACATCTGTCACACCTGATGTTTCTTCCACATCTTCATATGAAAATGTGACCAATCTGACACAATTAATGCTAGGCATACACACCAGTGGACCTACAAACATTTCATCAG CATCAAACTTCACAGAGGAAGGGAAACAGAACATCAGCACAG gcaCCATACTGTATGTGATCACCGGAAGCATTTTCATGCTCATGGTTTTGATACTGTCATTGAGCTTCAGGAAATGCAGAGGGATCTTTAAAGCTCAACCACAAGTTTGCTGTAGCAGCACAGGACCCAGCAATGCACTTGAAAGTGAG GTCGACTGTGACTACGACGACATTGATGAGAATTTACAGTGTGTGGAAAATATTTCCGATGCCACCTCTGTCAGTACTAGTCGCCCAAAACAAGATCCAACATTTGCTGCATCCATGGCAGCTGAATGTGAGGAGCCCCCTCACATCTATGAGAACATCTCATTCCCCACAATCAACGGCGGCTCAAGATGTTCACCTGCAGCCtcccaaaaacaccacaaaaccaCCTCTAGGATCTACATCAGGCCTTTATCATCTGAAAGAGCAG ATGCTGCCGTGGAACCAGTGGTGTGA